The Deinococcus aquiradiocola genome includes a window with the following:
- a CDS encoding MFS transporter encodes MTRPRLILYALGFLSFLLFGLVQAGYGPAYPNLGREFLQSPTAVGLIASLHFAGSAVGTLLLGALLTRLSLRSGLTVAALLLLAGLLGVALSPAWGLVLAGAAVSGLGYGMLSAGFNMAFAELGPGPSNLVNGLFGVGSVVSPTLVTLLGQASHRPPFLLMAVMAAALALGVRLLWPRPEGQAGVAEPDVPVPAAPDARPAVAHLPTLALFGCCFFLYVGIEAGLGNWATTYLTRLGSGQAALQTSFYWLALTAGRFASAALGNRVRPMQVLTFAATGAMLGCLLMLRGLTLAPLGLIVAGFCIAPIFSTQLAWFTRRQPAHLAPYMLTLGSVGGAVLPAVTGVLLPRFGPASVPGTVFVIAALLLFFASRVRRVTAAQAA; translated from the coding sequence GTGACGCGTCCCCGGTTGATCCTGTATGCCCTGGGGTTCCTGTCGTTCCTGCTGTTCGGTCTGGTGCAGGCGGGTTACGGTCCGGCTTACCCGAACCTGGGCCGGGAGTTCCTGCAGTCGCCCACCGCGGTCGGCCTGATCGCCAGCCTGCATTTCGCGGGGTCGGCGGTGGGGACGCTGCTGCTGGGCGCGCTTCTCACGCGCCTGAGCCTGCGTTCCGGGCTGACGGTGGCGGCGCTGCTGCTGCTGGCGGGCCTGCTGGGCGTGGCGCTGTCGCCCGCGTGGGGGCTGGTGCTGGCGGGCGCGGCGGTGAGCGGGCTGGGGTACGGGATGCTGTCGGCGGGTTTCAACATGGCGTTCGCGGAGCTGGGGCCGGGACCGTCGAACCTCGTGAACGGCCTGTTCGGGGTGGGGTCGGTGGTGTCCCCGACCCTGGTGACGCTGCTGGGGCAGGCGTCGCACCGGCCGCCGTTCCTGCTGATGGCGGTCATGGCGGCCGCGCTGGCGCTCGGCGTGCGGCTCCTGTGGCCGCGCCCGGAGGGGCAGGCGGGAGTGGCGGAGCCGGACGTGCCGGTGCCCGCCGCTCCGGACGCGCGCCCGGCCGTGGCGCACCTGCCGACGCTGGCGCTGTTCGGGTGCTGTTTCTTCCTGTACGTGGGCATTGAGGCGGGCCTCGGCAACTGGGCGACCACGTACCTCACGCGGCTCGGGTCGGGTCAGGCGGCGCTGCAGACGAGCTTCTACTGGCTGGCCCTGACGGCCGGGCGATTCGCGTCCGCCGCGCTCGGAAACCGGGTGCGCCCCATGCAGGTGCTGACCTTCGCGGCGACCGGCGCGATGCTGGGGTGCCTGCTGATGCTGCGCGGCCTGACGTTGGCGCCGCTCGGCCTGATCGTGGCGGGCTTCTGCATCGCGCCGATCTTCTCCACGCAGCTCGCGTGGTTCACGCGCCGTCAACCCGCGCACCTCGCGCCGTACATGCTGACGCTCGGCAGCGTGGGCGGCGCGGTGCTGCCCGCCGTGACGGGCGTGCTGCTGCCGCGCTTCGGTCCGGCGAGCGTGCCGGGCACGGTGTTCGTGATCGCGGCGCTGCTGCTGTTCTTCGCGTCGCGCGTGCGGCGCGTCACCGCCGCGCAGGCCGCGTGA